A single genomic interval of Leptodactylus fuscus isolate aLepFus1 unplaced genomic scaffold, aLepFus1.hap2 HAP2_SCAFFOLD_136, whole genome shotgun sequence harbors:
- the ZNF687 gene encoding zinc finger protein 687 yields MIGQPDVTPVVSVAVLAPGNASTPGPPQDTAATASPTSDSAILPDQSTYSTFRCLECKEQCKNKAGLALHFQQISASAASGSTVCSLCPMMMPNRCSFEAHQRMHKQSPPNVCPECGGNFRIENFQTHLKETCLHFSRRIGYRCQSCAVVFGGVNSIKSHIQTSHCEVFHKCPVCPMAFKSAPGAHAHIYTQHPGFSNQQAKMIYKCAMCDTVFTHKPLLCSHLDHAHFDQQLGNQRVSVFKCPDCPLLFAQKRTMLEHLKTTHNSVVKEDPPQPQELLTPKPEPMEVPVSKQSDPEPEAEVEDSSSSDPPSSPEMKKKSKTKDVQKPGTPRQRSNCCTCGICHSWFPERDEYVLHMKKEHGKSVKKFPCRLCERSFCSAPSLRRHVRVNHEGIKRVYPCRYCTEGKRTFSSRLILEKHIQVRHGIKVTDQPQSQEVLVPRNSSKSQVSSKKRKLSSDESGSDEPVKSKPTLQKPKRSFQCRACGYKTGSLADFRQHIPQHCTSESSHQCRECGMCFTSQGSLSRHRFMTHKMKDVAEEEPEPIKAEESSDGRLTCQVCNKSFDSQLNLNTHFRTHGMAFIKQRQSTGTDN; encoded by the exons ATGATTGGTCAGCCGGATGTCACACCCGTCGTGTCTGTCGCCGTTCTCGCACCGGGAAATGCATCTACCCCTGGCCCACCTCAGGACACGGCAGCGACCGCCAGCCCGACCAGCGACTCTGCCATCCTGCCGGACCAATCCACCTACTCCACCTTCCGCTGCCTGGAGTGTAAGGAGCAGTGCAAGAACAAGGCGGGCTTGGCCCTTCACTTCCAGCAGATCTCGGCGTCGGCAGCCAGTGGCAGCACG GTGTGTTCTTTGTGCCCCATGATGATGCCAAATCGATGCAGCTTTGAAGCCCACCAGCGCATGCACAAGCAGAGCCCCCCAAATGTCTGCCCCGAATGTGGGGGAAACTTCCGCATTGAAAACTTTCAGACGCACCTGAAGGAGACCTGTCTACATTTCTCACGTAGGATCGGCTACAG GTGCCAGAGCTGTGCCGTGGTGTTTGGAGGAGTCAACTCCATCAAGTCTCACATCCAGACGTCTCATTGTGAGGTCTTTCATAAGTGCCCCGTCTGCCCCATGGCCTTTAAGTCTGCCCCCGGCGCTCATGCCCACATCTACACCCAACATCCGGGATTCAGCAACCAGCAAGCCAA GATGATCTATAAATGTGCGATGTGTGATACCGTTTTTACCCACAAACCTTTGCTCTGCTCCCATTTGGATCACGCCCATTTTGACCAGCAGTTGGGAAACCAGAGAGTGAGCGTCTTTAAATGCCCCGACTGCCCGTTGCTGTTTGCCCAGAAGCGCACCATGCTGGAGCATCTGAAG ACGACACATAACAGCGTGGTGAAGGAGGACCCCCCTCAACCTCAGGAGCTTCTCACTCCTAAGCCGGAGCCCATGGAGGTCCCAGTCAGTAAACAGTCAGATCCAGAACCGGAGGCCGAGGTGGAGGATTCGTCATCTTCAGATCCGCCGAGCTCCCCCGAAATGAAGAAGAAGAGCAAAACTAAAGATGTTCAGAAGCCGGGGACCCCCCGACAGAGGAGCAACTGCTGCACCTGCGGGATCTGTCACTCCTGGTTCCCCGAGAGGGATGAGTATGTGCTGCACATGAAGAAGGAGCATGGAAAG TCCGTGAAGAAGTTTCCGTGTCGTCTCTGTGAGCGCTCCTTCTGCTCGGCCCCCAGTCTGCGGCGGCACGTCAGGGTCAATCATGAGGGCATTAAGCGAGTGTACCCCTGCAG GTACTGCACAGAGGGGAAGCGAACCTTCAGCAGCCGCCTCATTCTGGAGAAACACATCCAGGTGCGGCACGGCATCAAGGTGACCGACCAGCCGCAGAGTCAGGAGGTCCTGGTGCCGCGGAACAGCAGCAAATCCCAG GTCTCctcaaagaaaaggaaactttccTCTGACGAGTCTGGAAGCGACGAGCCCGTGAAGAGCAAGCCCACCCTGCAGAAACCCAAGCGCAGCTTCCAGTGCCGGGCCTGCGGCTACAAGACCGGCAGCCTGGCCGACTTCCGGCAGCACATCCCCCAGCACTGCACCAGCGAGAGCTCGCACCAGTGCCGAGAGTGCGGCATGTGCTTCACCTCGCAAGGATCCCTGAGCCGACACCGCTTCATGACGCACAAAATGAAGGACGTGGCTGAGGAGGAGCCGGAGCCCATCAAGGCCGAAGAGTCCTCCGATGGGCGGCTGACCTGCCAGGTCTGCAATAAAAGCTTTGACAGTCAACTTAACCTTAACACCCATTTCCGCACACACGGCATGGCCTTCATCAAACAGCGGCAGAGCACTGGAACGGACAACTAG